One genomic window of Salvia miltiorrhiza cultivar Shanhuang (shh) chromosome 4, IMPLAD_Smil_shh, whole genome shotgun sequence includes the following:
- the LOC131022076 gene encoding uncharacterized protein LOC131022076, translating to MEKKRVDEQEPSPASLPKADRFGFVKQETNSPDGLAKSRSAAEYESEERRIRKWRKMIGVGGSDWKHYVRRKPHVVKRRIRKGIPDCLRGLVWQLISGSRDLLLMNPGVYEQLVIYETSASELDIIRDISRTFPSHVFFQQRHGPGQRSLYNVLKAYSVYDRDVGYVQGMGFVAGLLLLYMSEEDAFWLLVALLKGAVHAPMEGMYLVGLPLVQQYLFQLDQLVKEQLPELGGHFSQEMINPSMYASQWFITVFSYSFPFHLALRIWDVFLFEGVKIVFKVGLALLKFCHDDLVKLPFEKLIHALRNFPEDAMNPDILLPMAYSIEVSKRLEELKEEYEKQHGKLSERVKQRLLQPS from the exons ATGGAAAAGAAACGAGTGGATGAACAAGAGCCCTCGCCTGCCTCACTGCCTAAAGCTGATCGATTTGGATTTGTAAAGCAGGAAACTAACTCACCTGATGGATTAGCAAAGAGCAGATCAGCTGCAGAGTATGAGAG CGAGGAAAGAAGAATTAGAAAATGGAGAAAGATGATAGGGGTTGGAGGAAGTGATTGGAAGCATTATGTTCGCAGGAAACCCCATGTTGTCAAAAGGAGAATAAGGAAAGGAATTCCCGATTGTCTAAGAGGACTTGTCTGGCAACTGATATCTGGAAGTCGTGACCTCTTGCTCATGAATCCAGGTGTTTATGAG CAACTAGTCATATATGAGACATCTGCTTCTGAGCTAGATATCATCCGAGATATTTCTCGTACATTTCCTTCGCATGTTTTCTTCCAGCAGAGACATGGTCCAGGTCAAAGATCCCTTTATAATGTTTTAAAAGCTTACTCTGTATATGACAGAGACGTTGGATATGTACAG GGCATGGGATTTGTCGCAGGTCTCTTGCTTCTTTATATGAGTGAAGAAGATGCATTTTGGTTACTGGTAGCCCTTCTAAAAGGAGCTGTCCATGCTCCAATGGAAGGAATGTATTTG GTTGGTTTGCCTCTTGTGCAGCAATATCTTTTCCAGCTTGATCAGTTAGTGAAAGAGCAATTACCGGAGTTGGGAGGGCATTTTTCTCAAGAAATGATAAACCCTAGCATGTATGCTAGCCAATGGTTCATAACCGTTTTTTCTTACTCGTTCCCATTCCATTTGGCTCTTAGGATTTGGGATGTCTTTCTTTTCGAG GGTGTCAAGATTGTCTTCAAAGTTGGTTTAGCACTATTAAAATTCTGCCATGATGATCTG GTGAAGTTGCCTTTCGAAAAACTTATACATGCGCTGCGGAATTTTCCTGAAGATGCCATGAATCCAGATATTTTATTACCAATGGCTTACTCCATAGAG GTGTCCAAGCGATTGGAGGAGTTGAAGGAGGAATACGAGAAACAACACGGGAAACTGTCCGAGCGTGTTAAACAGAGGCTGCTGCAGCCATCTTGA
- the LOC131022077 gene encoding probable receptor-like protein kinase At5g18500 — MASDLNAELSKNVGGLGIKVWEFIGIIVGLLIVVILFVLTYYLTSQKKLRRAQEKLPLSQIPTVSKEIKEVRVEQVSTEEFAPRDGILLTIHDKSSDKESDKVLVHLGMPKAKNAENSSQSGSFRHIDKDICGSQSGEEGSSGTFASYKPSSSHPITAPSPLSGLPEFSHLGWGHWFTLRDLELATNRFSKENILGEGGYGVVYRGQLINGTPVAVKKLLNNLGQAEKEFGVEVEAIGHVRHKNLVRLLGYCIEGTHRMLVYEYVNNGNLEQWLHGAMRHHGYLTWEARMKILLGTAKALAYLHEAIEPKVVHRDIKSSNILIDEDFNAKVSDFGLAKLLGAGKSHITTRVMGTFGYVAPEYANTGLLNEKSDVYSFGVLLLEAITGRDPVDYGRPAPEVNLVDWLKVMVGSRRSDEVVDPNIDTRPSTRALKRALLTALRCVDPDSDKRPRMTQVVRMLESEEYPIPREDRRHRRTRASSNDMDSQRDHYDTDKSDSQEPKPESNKT, encoded by the exons ATGGCTTCCGACCTTAATGCTGAGCTCTCGAAGAATGTTGGGGGTTTGGGCATCAAGGTTTGGGAATTCATTGGAATAATTGTAGGGTTATTGATTGTGGTTATCCTCTTCGTGTTGACGTACTATCTTACCTCACAAAAGAAATTAAGAAGGGCTCAGGAAAAACTTCCTCTTAGCCAGATACCTACTGTTtcaaaagaaattaaagaagTACGAGTAGAGCAGGTTTCGACTGAGGAGTTTGCTCCACGCGACGGAATTCTTCTCACCATTCATGATAAATCAAGTGATAAAGAATCAGACAAGGTCTTGGTTCATCTTGGAATGCCAAAGGCGAAAAATGCAGAGAACAGCAGCCAATCAGGCTCGTTCCGTCATATTGATAAAGATATCTGCGGATCACAATCAGGCGAGGAAGGGAGTTCGGGAACATTTGCATCGTACAAACCATCTTCATCGCATCCAATAACTGCTCCTTCTCCTTTAAGTGGTCTGCCTGAGTTTTCGCATTTGGGTTGGGGTCATTGGTTTACCTTAAGAGACCTTGAGCTCGCCACCAATAGATTTTCGAAGGAGAATATTCTCGGAGAGGGTGGATATGGAGTTGTTTATCGAGGACAGCTTATTAACGGTACTCCTGTGGCTGTTAAAAAGCTCCTCAACAACCT AGGTCAAGCAGAAAAGGAATTTGGAGTGGAGGTTGAAGCTATCGGCCATGTGAGGCACAAAAATTTGGTTCGACTGCTGGGATACTGTATCGAAGGAACTCATAG GATGCTAGTCTATGAGTACGTTAACAATGGTAATTTAGAACAGTGGCTTCATGGAGCTATGCGCCATCATGGGTATCTTACATGGGAAGCCCGGATGAAGATTCTCCTCGGCACAGCTAAAGC TCTCGCCTACTTGCACGAGGCAATTGAACCAAAAGTTGTTCATCGGGACATAAAATCCAGCAACATTCTGATCGATGAAGACTTCAATGCCAAGGTCTCTGATTTTGGCCTGGCCAAGCTGCTCGGTGCAGGAAAAAGTCACATCACAACTCGAGTAATGGGTACCTTTGG GTATGTTGCCCCGGAATATGCAAATACCGGCCTTCTAAACGAGAAGAGTGATGTTTATAGCTTTGGGGTTTTACTACTGGAAGCGATTACTGGAAGAGATCCGGTCGACTATGGGCGACCTGCTCCAGAG GTTAATCTAGTCGACTGGCTGAAAGTGATGGTTGGAAGTAGGCGTTCGGACGAAGTAGTAGATCCAAACATCGACACAAGACCATCTACTAGAGCCCTCAAAAGGGCACTTTTGACAGCTTTGAGATGCGTCGATCCAGATTCTGACAAGAGACCCCGGATGACCCAAGTTGTACGGATGCTTGAATCCGAAGAATATCCCATTCCCAGAGAG GATCGAAGGCACAGAAGAACACGAGCAAGTAGCAACGATATGGATTCACAGCGAGATCATTATGATACAGATAAAAGTGACAGCCAAGAGCCAAAGCCAGAGAGCAACAAAACTTGA